One window of Triticum dicoccoides isolate Atlit2015 ecotype Zavitan chromosome 5A, WEW_v2.0, whole genome shotgun sequence genomic DNA carries:
- the LOC119299150 gene encoding CASP-like protein 1B2 isoform X1 yields MDLEHGKKPPAIAAAELCSLKDKLVGLGPVLLRAAAVLATAVAAVVMGLNRQSYTAVVAIVGTRPLTQTFTAKFSDTPAFVYFVIANGIASLYNLVVLLTRRCLVQGRAQHLVVHRMDMVIMVLLATGAATAASMAELGKNGNLHTRWNPICNKFGSFCNRGGVSLVSSFVGVALMLALNLLSAAATSPRGIVAGQ; encoded by the exons GGACCTCGAGCATGGCAAGAAGCCCCCTGCCATTGCCGCCGCGGAGCTATGCTCGCTCAAGGACAAGCTCGTCGGCCTGGGGCCGGTCCTGCTGCGAGCGGCGGCGGTCCTGGCgacggcggtggccgcggtggtcatGGGGCTCAACAGGCAGTCCTACACCGCGGTGGTGGCCATTGTGGGCACCAGGCCGCTCACGCAGACCTTCACTGCCAAGTTCAGCGACACGCCTGCGTTTGT GTACTTTGTCATAGCCAATGGCATTGCCAGTCTGTATAACTTGGTGGTGCTGCTCACCAGAAGGTGCCTTGTGCAGGGAAGGGCCCAGCATTTGGTAGTGCATAGGATGGACATG GTAATCATGGTTCTATTGGCCACCGGTGCCGCGACAGCGGCTTCGATGGCCGAGTTAGGCAAGAATGGTAACTTGCACACGCGTTGGAACCCGATATGCAACAAATTTGGTTCCTTCTGCAACCGTGGAGGCGTATCACTCGTGTCCTCATTCGTCGGCGTCGCGCTCATGCTAGCCCTGAACTTGCTCTCAGCTGCAGCCACCTCTCCCCGTGGCATCGTCGCAGGCCAATGA